Within the Arachis duranensis cultivar V14167 chromosome 10, aradu.V14167.gnm2.J7QH, whole genome shotgun sequence genome, the region GTTTGAGCAAGTCTTCTACAGGCCCTTGGAGGCCTACATAGGCTTGCTTGAGTTTGGATACCATGTTGCTGGGAATGTCCATGGTGCTCTCTGCACCTTCTGGAAGATTCTCTACTTGTGGTAGTGGAAGTTTGACAAGCTTGATCAATGGTTGTAAGGTCTTAGGTGGTTTTGGCATGCGATCAATGTTTTTTGGGCTGTTTATGAAGGTTACAGAGTGACCCTTTTGAGCAAGAATCTTAGCCAACTCGAAATATGGGTATATGTGTCCCATGGCAAGCCATGGAAGCATGGCAACGTGAAGAGGCCTATCGCTTTTGCCATTGCCATTGCCATTGCATGGAATTGCTGCACTTGAATCCatatttgtgtgtgtgtgtgtgtcttcttttctttttttttgtgtgggTTGCTATCATATGAGTTTTAGGTGGGGTTTAAGAAAGGTTCCATTCGGccaagtttaataaaaaaaatttatccatGTGTTCCTCGCAGCAAATATTCTTTCATTAATAAACCTACAAATAATTTACAAAAATGTTAAGTgcttatttatgtaatttaacttaattttaatgtGCCTTGGgtattaaaaatgttaaatgaACTATAAAATTAGTTGCTAAAATTAACTatcaatatatttgtgtataaatatatgtatggtttaaatatttttaatgtgtatgactattttatattttagtatatattttatattaatggttgattttaatatatatattctatactggtaattaattttaatgggTGATTTTAGTATAAATTGAACGATTTATAATAAGTGATGCATGTTGTGTTACagagttattttctttttggtcTTTAACAAAGTCCCAAAACGACATGCCACGAGATCCACGCTGCTAATATACTATTATGATCTCTACTCAAATTTACATCATCTTGTTAGATAGGAGACTCGAACCCgcaattttttaattgagtataaaaaaattatatcatttgaGCTATTAttcattagaaaataaaattctaatttaatttgtacaaaagataaaattggaattaattaattgaaatgaggatattttagatataaaatgttattaaagtttcagtctccatctctaaaaattttttagtcCCCTGTGcccctactttttggaggtattgaaatactaacaaaaattttagtatcaatctctgaaccaacaaacatgatactgagtctcaatctctcagtctctgtttcagtacctcaaaacaaacgctacctaaatGTCATTATGACGTATCATATTCATTGAAACCTTTAACAATCTGGTGAGCACttaaccaaatttaaaaaaattttctagaaTCTTTTAAAAGTAATGTTACATATTTAAGTTCTTTTATGAACcaagttaaataataatactTAGAATAATGTTAACCgtaattgatttttgttatattagaaCAATTTAGTTGAACTTAGTTAACAAAAAGACTTAAGAAAGATAGCATTATTCATCTTTTAAGGGGTGActgttttcatcttttcctttcAAAACTATGCATAAATAACAAGCAACTCCATaatttcaacatttttatttcaGAACAAAAACCAGGTGAAATTGAACAGAAGGGAAATGACCTATTCCAGCTCAACTACACATGTTTTCTAGATCTCTCTATACAAACTTGTGATTGTGAAGGGAATCAATGAAGTCTACAATATAATGGTTATTAAGATCTTTATTACTGAACTTGTTGCCCATATCTTTAGCATTCTTCCTGTAAGCACTTCCTTCTTCATCCACCATAGCTAATCTCAATGCCTTGGCCACTGAGCTCCTTGTAAAGGACCCATCTTCCTCCTTCCTTGGTATCTCAATCCCCACTTTCTTCTCTTCCATCACTCTTGCATACAACCCTTGGTCTAGCAAGAATGGCAACATAACAAGAACATGTCCAAAATAAAGATTCTCTATCATTGAACCAGAACCACAGTGAGTCAAGCAACCTCCAACTGATCCATGGGCTAAGATTCTAGCCTGTGGTGCCCAAGTTTTCCAAACAATGCCGCGATCTTTGGTCCTATCTTCGAACCCATCCGGTAACTCAACAAGGCCCTTCTGAAGGTTCCTCAGAACCCAAAAGAAAGGCAAACCAGAATCCTCAATGCCAAGAGCCAATTCATGGAGATTCTCTTGGCTTAGCTTCACCTCACTCCCAAAAGCAATGTACACCACTGATGACCCTTTTTGTGTATCCAACCATGCCTTGATTTGAATCCAATCAGGGCTATCAATGTTAGTATTATCTTCTTTAGCATCGGATGCTTGCGGCGGAAGCAACCCCACAGGAACAACAGGCTTCTTGTAAAACTCAGCAAGATAATCCAACCACTCAGGTTCAAGATCTCTTGAGCTCCTTATCACAAACATGTCACAGGCAGAATTGGCTCTGTTGAGATCAAAAACAGGAGAAGCTCCCGTTTCGTTAACAGTGACATCTTCCATCAATTTCTTGACCTCATGAGGCCTTAAACCAATCTTGGTGGGAAAAGGGACCCATTTGGGAGGGCCATAGTAGTCTTCAGGCTTTGTTCTTGTAGCAGCATCAACATCACCACCCAATTGCTCCATTGGGGTGTCAAAGAAGCAAATGGTCCAGGCAGGACAAGGACTGAAATATGCACAGGGAATCTGAAGATTCCAACATATCTGTGGTAACCAACTAGCTgcaaaatcatagaaaacccaatCAGGGGTTTGGGCCTTGATTACCTGGGAAACTGAATCTTGGAGGGAATCAAAGGCTGTCTTGAGGTAATAGAGCTTGTTGGAGGGAATGTCCATGGTGGATTCCGCATCTTGATTGAGGTGGTTGGTGTCAATGAAGGGTGACAATGGAAGCTtggtgaatttgaggaatgGGGAGAGGTGTGGTGGGAGTTTGGGGAGGCGATCTATGATTGATGGTGTGGATATGAGAGTTGAGAAGTGACCGTACTGTGCCAGAATCTTAGCGATCTcgaaacatggataaacatgtCCCATGGCTAGCCATGGGAGCATTGCAACGTGAAGTGGTTTCGCCATGCTTTTGGTTAGATCTGATGACTTCTCCATCTCTCTTTCAAGGAACCTTAACTTCTCTTGCCTTCCCCTCGTGCTGCATGTGCAAACATAAacctattataaaatataaactaccaattatttatttatttatttatttattataaataaaaaagaaactatGTTTTTCGTTGTTGTAAAATATAGTGTAACTCTTAAATCCATTAAGAATTAAACTTCATTGACCATTTTCTCCAAATTGAGAAAAGGAGGATCCATCAGTGTTTGCAGCTTGTTGTGACAAGTTCTTCCACTCCATTGCTCTTGTCTTTAACTGCTTACCCTTTTGACCCTCCAATAACTCCTTCACAAGCATCTCCACTTCATCCCTTTTCACATCATCACTATTCATCAACATTCCAAATCCCCATTCATCACAAACATATGAGAGGCACCCCATTGATTATGCTCTCAAGAGTGGAATTCCAACCACAGTGAGTAAGAAACCCTGCCACTATATGGTGCTTCAGAACTTGGTCCTGTGGACACCAACTCACCATTAACTCTCTCTCTTTGGTTTCTGATACAAAATCTTGTGGCACAATGGAGGCCTCATCTTCAACCAAAATCAGGCCTAATAACCCATAAGGACTTTTTCTTGCTATTTGCTAGTCCCCATGCCAATTGTTCAGGTTTCATTACAATGACACTACCAAAATTCACATACAGAATTGAATTTTGTTCCTGTGAATCTAACCATTTAAGGCACTCAGACTCTTCTTTCCACAGATTACACTTGTTTGACTCAAATTTGGTCTCTGAAGTAGTTTGATGATGATCAAGGAGCAACTCCATTGGTCCAATGGTGTAGAGCTTTGGAAACATTGTGGAGAGTGCAATCAGCACATCAGTCTCCAAGGCATCAAATGTTGGTAGGAGAATAGCTGAAGTTCTTGAAGCTGCTTCGATTTGTTCCACCACAAAGTCCAAAAGCTTGTCATTTGGATCTGTGGTGTGATAGATTCCAGGAAGGTCCCTTAGAGATATGTTCTTCATGCCAGGGATCCAGTCTATGATGGTTTCTAAGTCCCCGTTTGTTAGATACTTTGCATCTACAAATAAATCACATACTAATTAGAGTAAATAAAGTACTAACCAATAATCTGTGTAATCTTATAACAACTTTATAAGAttacaaatatatttatgtacCTTTAAGTGGTGTTAGGCCTCTTTGCATGAGATTCATGCATTGTGTAAAGCACATGAAAGCACATGCACTATGAGTCCAAAAGAGTACATTAGGCAAACCAAATTGCTGAGAAGCCTTCAGAGTGAAGGTCATGATACCATCCGAGATTATGCAAGTCACTGGAGGAGAATCAGAAGCAGCATTGAGTTTTGAGATAAGGTTGGAGAATGGAATGAAGCAGTTCTTGCTGGTAGAGTCACAAAGTGCAGGGATGCTTCATTGCTTTGAGTTGCATCCATGTTAGAGGGAGGAGGTAGGCCATCTGGGATGGTCTCAAAATTGAAGCTTGGAATGGCATTGAGAGCATTGGAGCCTCTGGATTTGAGGAGGCGCAAGTGGTTGAACTCTGTTGACAAAGGTTATGTGGAAGCCTTTGGTGTGAAGGATCTTTGCTGGTTTGAGGAATGGATTTATGTGACCTTGTGATGGAAATGGTACCATAACAGAATGTGGCTTCTTCATCTTAAGTGTGTCACACAGTTCATCAAACTCTTTGAATTGCACTGATTATTAAAGGCAAGAGATTAAGGATGGAAAACAACACAACATAAATAGAAAGGTTAAAGTTTCAAGTCACCTTCATCATGAATTTGAGTGTGTCGGT harbors:
- the LOC110272336 gene encoding soyasaponin III rhamnosyltransferase-like, producing the protein MEKSSDLTKSMAKPLHVAMLPWLAMGHVYPCFEIAKILAQYGHFSTLISTPSIIDRLPKLPPHLSPFLKFTKLPLSPFIDTNHLNQDAESTMDIPSNKLYYLKTAFDSLQDSVSQVIKAQTPDWVFYDFAASWLPQICWNLQIPCAYFSPCPAWTICFFDTPMEQLGGDVDAATRTKPEDYYGPPKWVPFPTKIGLRPHEVKKLMEDVTVNETGASPVFDLNRANSACDMFVIRSSRDLEPEWLDYLAEFYKKPVVPVGLLPPQASDAKEDNTNIDSPDWIQIKAWLDTQKGSSVVYIAFGSEVKLSQENLHELALGIEDSGLPFFWVLRNLQKGLVELPDGFEDRTKDRGIVWKTWAPQARILAHGSVGGCLTHCGSGSMIENLYFGHVLVMLPFLLDQGLYARVMEEKKVGIEIPRKEEDGSFTRSSVAKALRLAMVDEEGSAYRKNAKDMGNKFSNKDLNNHYIVDFIDSLHNHKFV